A single Alkalibaculum bacchi DNA region contains:
- the cmk gene encoding (d)CMP kinase produces the protein MKNIHIAIDGPAGAGKSTIAKRLAQEIHIDYLDTGAMYRALTYHILQLNVDVEDEETIIKEAEKIDIDFNNNCIYLNGINVDIDIRTQKVSNNVSAVSKFARVRELMVDKQREIANGKSVIMDGRDIGTVVLPKAEYKFYLDASIDIRAQRRYEQLDQNMDIEELKRDIANRDKMDQTREVSPLKKADDAIVIDTSNMTIDEVLQTMKSIINEEEGE, from the coding sequence ATGAAAAATATACATATTGCAATTGATGGGCCTGCTGGAGCAGGGAAGAGTACCATTGCTAAAAGATTAGCACAAGAAATCCATATTGATTATTTAGATACTGGAGCCATGTATCGAGCCCTAACCTATCATATTTTACAGTTAAACGTGGATGTAGAAGATGAAGAGACAATCATAAAGGAAGCCGAAAAAATCGACATCGATTTTAATAATAATTGCATTTACTTAAATGGAATAAACGTAGATATTGATATTCGCACACAAAAAGTTAGCAATAATGTATCTGCAGTATCAAAATTTGCTAGAGTCCGTGAGCTTATGGTAGACAAGCAACGTGAAATCGCTAATGGAAAATCTGTTATAATGGATGGAAGAGATATTGGAACAGTTGTCCTACCTAAAGCAGAATACAAGTTTTATTTAGACGCGTCCATTGACATTCGAGCTCAAAGAAGATACGAACAATTAGACCAAAATATGGATATAGAAGAATTAAAGCGAGATATCGCAAATAGAGACAAAATGGATCAGACGAGAGAAGTCTCTCCTTTAAAAAAGGCAGATGACGCTATCGTCATTGATACAAGTAATATGACAATTGATGAGGTTCTTCAAACTATGAAATCCATCATAAATGAAGAGGAAGGTGAGTAG
- a CDS encoding lysophospholipid acyltransferase family protein — protein sequence MVYTFVRFIVNVCISCIYKFEVQHKERIPHSGAIIICSNHIHWIDPIVIACKGTKRTIHFLGKAELFKNKAFAWLLKHLNVISIKRGQSDIGAIKNSLTVLKENHTLGIFPEGTRVKEGEEKKAEAGLAMLAIKSKALVIPIGISANYKIGSKVTVNIGEPISLESYYGKKVPKEKMEEISEDIMNQVRKLVSR from the coding sequence ATGGTTTATACATTTGTTCGATTTATCGTGAATGTTTGTATATCATGTATTTATAAGTTTGAAGTACAGCATAAAGAGAGAATTCCTCATTCAGGAGCGATAATCATTTGCTCTAATCACATTCATTGGATAGACCCCATCGTTATAGCCTGTAAAGGCACCAAGAGGACAATACACTTTTTAGGTAAGGCAGAGCTATTTAAAAATAAAGCTTTTGCTTGGCTCTTAAAGCATCTTAATGTGATTTCCATCAAAAGAGGGCAAAGTGATATTGGTGCCATTAAAAATTCTCTCACAGTTCTAAAAGAAAACCATACACTTGGTATTTTTCCAGAAGGTACTAGAGTAAAAGAAGGGGAAGAAAAGAAGGCGGAGGCAGGACTGGCTATGTTAGCTATAAAGTCTAAAGCTTTAGTCATTCCTATCGGAATTTCTGCAAATTACAAAATAGGAAGCAAAGTTACTGTAAATATTGGAGAACCTATTTCCTTAGAGTCTTATTATGGAAAAAAAGTGCCTAAAGAAAAGATGGAAGAAATCAGCGAAGACATCATGAATCAAGTACGAAAACTAGTAAGCAGATAA
- a CDS encoding bifunctional 4-hydroxy-3-methylbut-2-enyl diphosphate reductase/30S ribosomal protein S1 has translation MEIILAKTAGYCFGVNRALDAVDKAIEDGQVHLIHTLGPIIHNPQVIEKLEQRGVKTVQGLDEIEKGTIVIRSHGVGENVIKEAEEKSLNLINATCPYVKNIQKRVKKYYDEDYQIVIIGNKDHPEVKGINGWCNNSGIIVDDKNNVPNVAKYDKICVVAQTTITNELFIAITEKMKEQHNNVAIFNTICNATKERQEETRRIAQDVDCMIIIGGYNSSNTQKLVSISKKYCNNTFHIETKKDLDMDKIKKYEKVGISAGASTPQWIIEEVINFMENQENNMENMNSTYEDTFKSFRKGSIVEGKVISASKDEIIVNVGYKTDGIIKKSEYTKDSDVDLSTIVNPQDNIEALVLNIGTDSVELSVLRLEERKAKDELEKAYEEGTILEGKVVKAIKGGLMVDVGISEIFMPASQYHYKFVKDLESLVGKQIRGKIIEFDKKKNKVILSQKVIVEAEHKAKVEADAKVKGDFFSSLEVGQKISGKVKSIMNYGVFVNIGALDGFVHISDLSHSKVNHPNDVLSEGDTIEAVIINLDEENQKIKLSVKEMTEDPWTSFVNNNKKGDIVEGTITNTVSFGAFAEIAPTVEGLIHISQISHEKVESVDAVLHKGDTVKVKIIGIDNDKKKVSLSIKETIEKVEKQVEIEENISVYKDENANPTLGDLFGDLFK, from the coding sequence ATGGAGATCATACTAGCGAAAACAGCAGGGTACTGTTTTGGTGTAAATAGAGCATTAGATGCTGTAGACAAAGCCATAGAAGATGGACAAGTTCACCTCATCCATACATTAGGTCCTATTATACACAATCCTCAAGTCATCGAAAAACTTGAACAAAGGGGTGTCAAGACAGTACAAGGATTAGATGAAATCGAAAAAGGAACAATAGTCATACGATCTCACGGTGTTGGAGAAAATGTGATTAAGGAAGCAGAAGAGAAAAGCCTAAATCTTATCAATGCCACTTGTCCATATGTAAAGAATATTCAGAAGAGAGTAAAAAAATATTATGATGAAGATTATCAAATTGTAATCATTGGAAATAAGGACCATCCTGAAGTCAAGGGTATTAATGGATGGTGTAATAATAGCGGAATAATAGTAGATGATAAAAATAATGTGCCAAACGTAGCTAAATATGATAAAATATGCGTTGTAGCACAAACTACCATTACAAACGAATTATTTATAGCGATAACAGAAAAGATGAAAGAACAACATAATAATGTAGCTATATTTAATACCATATGTAATGCAACAAAAGAGCGCCAAGAAGAGACGAGAAGAATTGCACAGGATGTAGATTGCATGATCATCATTGGCGGGTATAATAGTTCTAATACGCAAAAATTAGTAAGTATCAGCAAAAAATATTGCAATAATACATTCCATATTGAGACGAAAAAAGATCTGGATATGGATAAAATAAAAAAATATGAAAAAGTAGGTATTTCTGCGGGGGCATCAACACCCCAATGGATTATCGAGGAGGTTATAAATTTTATGGAAAATCAAGAAAACAATATGGAAAACATGAACAGCACTTATGAGGACACCTTCAAAAGTTTTAGAAAGGGCAGCATTGTAGAGGGAAAAGTAATATCTGCATCAAAAGATGAAATTATCGTTAATGTAGGATATAAAACAGATGGAATCATCAAAAAATCTGAGTACACAAAAGATTCAGATGTAGACTTAAGTACAATAGTAAATCCACAAGATAATATTGAAGCATTGGTATTAAATATTGGTACCGATAGCGTAGAGCTTTCTGTTTTACGTCTAGAAGAGAGAAAAGCGAAAGACGAATTAGAAAAAGCTTATGAAGAAGGCACAATCCTAGAAGGTAAAGTTGTAAAAGCTATAAAAGGTGGCTTGATGGTTGATGTAGGAATCTCAGAAATCTTTATGCCTGCTTCACAATATCATTATAAATTCGTAAAAGATTTAGAATCTTTAGTAGGAAAGCAAATAAGAGGGAAGATTATTGAATTTGATAAAAAGAAAAACAAAGTAATCTTATCTCAAAAGGTAATAGTAGAAGCAGAACATAAAGCTAAAGTCGAAGCAGATGCAAAAGTGAAAGGTGATTTCTTCAGCTCTTTAGAAGTAGGGCAAAAGATTAGTGGTAAAGTAAAATCCATTATGAATTACGGTGTTTTTGTTAATATTGGTGCTCTTGATGGGTTCGTTCACATTTCAGATTTATCTCATTCTAAGGTAAATCATCCAAATGATGTATTATCTGAAGGAGATACAATTGAAGCAGTAATCATTAATTTAGATGAAGAAAATCAAAAGATTAAATTAAGCGTAAAAGAAATGACGGAAGATCCATGGACTTCATTTGTTAACAATAATAAAAAAGGAGATATTGTAGAAGGAACAATTACAAATACAGTATCTTTTGGTGCATTTGCTGAAATTGCACCAACAGTGGAAGGTTTAATTCACATTTCACAAATTTCTCATGAAAAGGTGGAAAGTGTTGATGCTGTGCTTCATAAAGGAGATACTGTAAAAGTAAAAATCATAGGTATTGATAATGACAAAAAGAAAGTATCTCTAAGCATTAAAGAAACCATAGAAAAAGTAGAAAAACAAGTAGAAATCGAAGAAAACATAAGCGTATATAAAGATGAAAACGCAAATCCAACATTAGGAGATTTGTTCGGAGATTTGTTTAAATAA
- a CDS encoding MerR family transcriptional regulator, translated as MSIQKHTISEAATILDYEPHVLRFYEGEFDIHVPRDKSNRREYTIKEIETFQYIKDLKNKGYNNSQIKQILKSPTVEDEISGETAPVPFNENSSNSSNEANNLAIREVAMHLDSLNDVMYTNFSKINETICKLNNTIDEFKKDLELEDKDVLISENAKLKMKLKEKTYELVDIKEKYSQLEQKKFVFKRLFR; from the coding sequence TTGAGTATTCAAAAACATACCATATCGGAAGCGGCTACAATTTTAGATTACGAACCTCATGTTCTTCGATTTTACGAAGGTGAATTTGACATACATGTTCCAAGGGATAAGAGCAATCGTAGAGAATATACGATTAAAGAAATTGAAACTTTTCAGTACATAAAAGATTTGAAAAATAAAGGTTATAATAACAGTCAAATCAAACAAATTCTAAAATCTCCTACAGTAGAAGATGAAATATCTGGAGAAACGGCCCCTGTACCTTTTAACGAAAATTCTAGTAATTCTAGTAATGAGGCGAATAATCTAGCTATACGAGAAGTGGCAATGCACTTAGATAGTCTAAATGACGTTATGTATACAAATTTTAGCAAGATCAATGAGACCATATGCAAGCTTAATAATACCATAGACGAATTTAAAAAAGATTTAGAACTAGAAGACAAAGATGTTCTTATATCTGAAAATGCAAAATTAAAGATGAAATTAAAAGAAAAAACTTATGAACTAGTAGATATTAAAGAAAAATATTCTCAGTTAGAACAGAAGAAATTCGTGTTTAAGAGATTATTCCGTTAA
- a CDS encoding alpha/beta-type small acid-soluble spore protein, with protein sequence MSRRKQKAGLENFKMECARDLNVNLKQGYNGDLTSKEAGSIGGEMVKRMVRSYEEQHMNNL encoded by the coding sequence ATGAGCCGAAGAAAACAAAAAGCAGGACTTGAAAATTTCAAGATGGAATGTGCAAGGGACTTAAATGTCAACCTAAAACAAGGTTACAATGGAGATTTGACTTCTAAAGAAGCTGGTTCAATCGGTGGAGAAATGGTTAAACGTATGGTTCGTTCTTACGAAGAACAACACATGAATAATCTTTAA
- the miaB gene encoding tRNA (N6-isopentenyl adenosine(37)-C2)-methylthiotransferase MiaB: MLEKYFKIMTYGCQMNENDSEKISGLLKDLGYQPTDEDNKADMVILNTCSVRENANDKFFGHLGKYKKLKEQKPNLILSICGCMMQQEEIVNEIKRKYRFVDLIFGTHNIHVFPDLLSDFLERREMVVNVWEDGEQIVEGLPTDRKYSFKAYVSIMNGCNNFCSYCIVPYTRGRERSREPENIVKEVQSLAQSGCKEITLLGQNVNSYGKTLDNPISFAGLLRKLCKVDGIERIRFMTSHPKDLSDELIETIAEEEKVCNHIHLPFQAGNSRILKVMNRKYTKEDYLALVEKIRKRIPNIAISTDIIVGFPGETEEEFQDTIDVVQKCKFDSAFTFLYSVRGGTPAEKMEEQIDEDVKHDRLNRLLDVQNDIGRELNSVYDGEEVLVLVEGPSKNNPNKLAGRTDTNKLVNFTGDEGSIGQIVKVKITGIKSFSLDGVQV; this comes from the coding sequence ATGTTAGAAAAGTATTTTAAAATCATGACATACGGTTGTCAGATGAATGAAAATGATTCTGAGAAAATTTCTGGATTGCTAAAAGATTTAGGTTATCAGCCTACAGATGAAGATAACAAGGCTGATATGGTCATACTCAATACTTGTAGTGTTAGAGAGAATGCAAATGACAAATTTTTTGGTCATCTAGGTAAATATAAAAAATTAAAAGAACAAAAGCCAAATTTAATTTTATCCATTTGTGGATGTATGATGCAACAAGAAGAAATCGTCAACGAAATTAAAAGAAAATATCGTTTTGTAGATTTGATTTTTGGAACTCACAATATTCACGTGTTTCCAGATTTACTATCTGATTTTTTAGAACGTAGGGAAATGGTCGTTAATGTTTGGGAAGATGGCGAACAGATTGTAGAAGGTTTGCCTACAGATCGCAAATACTCTTTTAAAGCTTATGTATCTATTATGAATGGCTGCAACAATTTTTGCAGCTATTGTATTGTGCCTTATACTAGGGGAAGAGAGCGCAGTAGGGAGCCTGAAAACATCGTAAAAGAGGTTCAGTCTTTAGCCCAGTCAGGTTGTAAGGAGATTACTTTATTGGGTCAAAATGTTAATTCTTATGGGAAAACTTTGGACAATCCTATTTCCTTTGCTGGACTACTTCGAAAACTATGCAAAGTGGATGGCATTGAGCGCATTCGCTTTATGACTTCTCATCCAAAGGATCTTTCTGATGAACTCATAGAGACTATCGCAGAAGAAGAAAAAGTATGCAATCACATTCACTTGCCTTTCCAAGCAGGTAATAGCAGGATTTTAAAAGTGATGAATCGAAAGTATACAAAAGAAGATTACCTTGCTTTAGTGGAAAAGATCAGAAAGAGAATTCCCAATATCGCCATTTCTACAGATATTATCGTGGGATTTCCAGGGGAGACAGAAGAAGAGTTTCAGGATACAATTGATGTAGTTCAAAAATGCAAATTTGATTCTGCATTTACTTTCCTTTACTCTGTCAGAGGTGGTACTCCAGCTGAAAAAATGGAAGAACAAATAGACGAAGATGTAAAGCACGACAGATTAAACCGACTTTTAGATGTGCAAAATGATATTGGAAGAGAGCTTAATAGCGTCTATGACGGAGAAGAGGTTCTGGTTTTAGTAGAAGGGCCAAGTAAAAATAATCCGAATAAATTAGCAGGTAGAACAGATACCAATAAATTAGTTAATTTTACTGGAGATGAAGGATCCATTGGTCAAATTGTGAAAGTAAAGATAACTGGAATAAAGAGCTTTAGCTTAGACGGTGTTCAGGTATAA